Proteins from one Sarcophilus harrisii chromosome 2, mSarHar1.11, whole genome shotgun sequence genomic window:
- the LOC105749163 gene encoding major urinary protein 4: MSMTRLLLTMGLALVCTIQVETTGPVKDINLKKFVGRWYPLLLASNDLESNSAAFIHSIDVKVNSLIFYFTLRTNGECKQVAVFANKLENNKYKLRYPGNNILYVEDADPNDYLLIYTTNKIHGKETKGVELYSRQKGEIVNQEIKKKFEEMYKSYGIKKENVLDLTKTDPCERSLE, encoded by the exons ATGAGTATGACACGTCTGCTACTGACTATGGGCTTGGCCCTAGTCTGTACCATCCAGGTCGAGACCACTGGTCCAGTAAAAGACATCAATCTCAAGAAG TTTGTTGGAAGGTGGTATCCTTTATTATTGGCCTCCAATGACTTGGAAAGCAACTCTGCAGCTTTTATCCACAGTATCGATGTGAAAGTAAACAGCCTGATATTTTACTTCACCCTCAG gACAAATGGTGAATGTAAGCAAGTGGCAGTATTTGCtaacaaactggaaaacaataaatacaaacTCCGAT ATCCAGGCAACAATATACTCTATGTGGAAGATGCTGACCCAAATGATTATCTCCTGATTTACACAACTAATAAGATTCATGGAAAGGAAACCAAAGGAGTGGAACTCTACA GCCGACAGAAAGGAGAAATTGtgaatcaagaaattaaaaaaaaatttgaagaaatgtATAAGTCAtatggaattaaaaaagaaaatgtccttGACTTGACCAAAACTG ATCCATGTGAGCGCTCCTTAGAATAG